GCTTCATGCGACATGTTCAGAATCTGGAATACGTCCTTGGGAAGACTCGCCTTCTTGAACATCGCGTCGATGTGCTCGGCGACCAGCGCGGTCTGCGACGAATGCTTCATCACCACCGTGTTGCCGGCGATGAGCGCGGGCAGCACGGCGTTCAGCGCCGTCATGTAGGGGTAGTTCCACGCCGGCAGATTGAGCACGACGCCGAGCGGCTCGCGGCGCAGGAACAGCGTGAAGTTCGGCTTCGGTCCGACGTCGATATCGGCGAGCGCCTCGGGCGCGATCTTGATCATGTAGCGCGCGCGCTCTTCGAAGCCGCGCATCTCGCCCGGCCCGTAGCGCACCGGCCGGCCCATCTGCCACGCCAGCAGCTCGGTCACCTTCGCCTTGTCGGCGACCATCGCATCGGTGAACGCGGCCGCGAACTTCAGCCGCTCGGCCAGCGGCACCTCGCGCCAATGCAGTTGAGCCGCCCTGGCACGCTGCAGCGTTTCGTGGACGCTCTTATCGTCGGCCAGCGGGCGTTCGGCATAGACGCTGCCATCGACGGGGGAGATGATTTTCAGGGTCTGGTTCATGAAGAACACACAACTAGCATTGGATGGCGAGCACTTGCCCGGCGTCGCGGTATTCCAGGATAAGGCGGTCGCGCGTCACGATGGTGTAGCCGTGTTCCCGGGCGGTAGCGACGATAATTCTGTCGCTCGGGTCCCGAGGCGGCTTGCCAGGAAGGAAACAGGAATCGATGAAGATCGAAGGGCTCACATCAGCGGGCTCGAAAAACTGTATCGCCATCAGCTTGTCGAACCAAATCTTCGGCGAATAGGGCGAGGCAAACCGCCCCCTCACTGCCAAAAGTCCGACCTCCCAAGCCGTTATAGCCGACACGAACACAGGTTCCGCGAGATCACGCGCCCGGTCCATTGCGTCTTCCGCGACGGGATGAAGCTCAGCGCCTGCAACGATCCATAAGGCAGCGCAAGTATCGAGGAGTAGCGGCATATCAGGAATGCCAATGATTCCAGTTTGGGTCCTCGATCAAATCGGCCCATTCGGGATCGGCAGGTTCTGTCAGATCAACGCCGGGAGCGATCCACGTGACGTCTTTTAGCGCTCCAAACGCCGGATGGCGGCGACGCTGTTTGTCAGCTCCGGCTGCCTTCTCGATCACCGGAGCGACATTGTCCGCCGACTTGCGAAACACCAATCGCCCTTTCTCAATATCTACCTGCTCCGTCTTGTAACCAGCTGCCAACCACTCGCTCGTCATGACGTTGTTGGTGGGATTGTTGCTCCACCAAGCCGGATAGTTCTTCGAATTCGGCAGGCGGAAGCCGAGCACTCGCTCGATCTCGGCAAATGTCATCGGCACCACGTCAGTGCCTCGTTTCTGGAGGAAGGAACGGATTGGCGCGTACTTTCCCATGGCATTTCCTTTGCCACGAACACTACTAAACACAACTAAGTGTGTCAACTAACACTTAATACCGCTCAAACCCACGCTTCAGTTCCCAGTCCGTGATCCGCCGGTCGTATTCGAACTGCTCCCATTCCGCCGTATGGACGTAATGGTCGATGACTGCGTCGCCGAACGCCGTCCGCAGCATCTTCGACTTGTCCATCAGCGCCGAAGCTTCGCGCAGCGTCTTCGGCACTTCGCGCAGCCGCTTGCCCTGGTAGGCGTCGCCGACGTAGGGCGCCTCGAGCTCCAGCTTCTGCTCGATGCCGGCGAGCCCGGCCGCCAGCAGCGCCGCATAGGCGAGGTACGGGTTGAGGTCGGCGCCGCCGACGCGGCATTCGATGCGGATGGCCTTGGAGTGCGCGCCGCAGAGGCGGAAGCCGGCCGTGCGGTTGTCTTCCGACCAGATCGCCTTGGTCGGCGCGAAGGTGCCGGCCTGGAAGCGTTTGTACGAGTTGATGTAGGGCGCCAGGAACCACGTGATCTCGCGCGCATACGCGAGCTGGCCCGCGACGTACTGCTGCATCAGCTTCGACATGCCGTGCTCGGCCTTGTCGTCCTGAAACAGCGCCTTCCTGCCGGCGGCGTCCCACAGGGAATTGTGGATATGGCTGGACGAGCCGGCGAGATCGAAGCGCCACTTCGCCATGAAGGTCACCGACTTGCCCTGGAGCAGCGCGATTTCCTTCACCGCGTTTTTCAGAATGACGTGGTTGTCGGCCATGGTCAGCGCGTCGGCGTAGCGGACGTTGATCTCCTCCTGCCCCGGCCCCCACTCGCCCTTGGAATTCTCGACGGGGATGCCCGCGCCCTGGAGGCCGAGGCGGATCGCCCGCATCACGCCCTCCTCCTTGGTCGTCTGCAGGATGTGGTAGTCCTCGATGTAGCGGCCGGCGGTCTTCAGGCTGTCGTATTTCTTGTCGGCCGCCGTCTCGTAAGTCTCGTCGAAGAGATAGAACTCGAGTTCCGAGGCGAAAAACGAGCTCATCTTCTGCGCCGACAGGCGCGCGATCTGCTTCTTCAGCATGCCGCGCGGCGCGTGCGGCACGTCTTCGTGGTCGTGGTGGTCGAGGATGTCGCAGAGCACCAGCGCCGAACCCGGCAGCCACGGGATGCGCCGCAGCGTCGCCATGTCCGGCTTCATGACAAAGTCGCCGTAGCCCTTTTCCCAGTTGGCGGCGGCGTAGCCGGGCACCGGCTCCATGTCGATGTCGTTGGCGAGCAGATAGTCGCAGCCGTGCGTCTCCTCGTGGGCGCTGTCGAGGAAGTATTCCGCCTGCATGCGCTTGCCGACCAGCCGGCCCTGCATGTCGGGGAACGCGACGATGACCGTGTCGATCTCCCCCTTGCCCACCGCCGTCTGCAGATCCTTGAACGTCAGCATTCCCGGCATGACACGCTCCGCGCCATCTATTGGAACAAACCCGCGCGGCAGTCTGCCGCGCGGGCGCGCTATTGTCGAACCTGTAGCCGGCTAACTAGCGCTCGCCGACCGCCTTTTCCGCCTCCGCGATCGCCGCCTGGCGCGCCGCGATGATCTCGCCCATCGGCGGGCCCTTGAACCGGCGCTGCTCGAAGCCGAACCACACCAGCGCCGTGAGCACGAAGAAGCCGATCACGATGTACGCGGCCTTGTCGTTAGGCGGCTGGATGCCGAGGACGATGATCAGGATCATCGACAGCACCGACAGCACGGCGAACAGCATGAAGACGCCGCGCCCGAGGTTCCACGGTCCCATCTTGTCCCACTTCGGCGTGCCCCACGCGATCGCGCCAAGCACGATCGGGAAGGTGAACGACAGGAACAGGAAGATGACCGTGCACGACACGACGATGGTGTAGGCCGACGTCCCCGCCACCGAGATCAGCGACGAGCCCCAGACGAAGAGCACCGACAGCGTCGCCCCCGTCCAGATCGCCGCCACCGGCGTGCGATATTTCGGGCTGACCTTCGACAGCGCGCCGGAGGCCGGCAGGCCGCCGTCACGCGAGAAGGCGAAGATCATGCGCGAGGCCGATGTCACCGTCGCCAGCCCGCAGAGAAGCTGCGCAACGAAGACGACGATGTAGACGATCTCCTTGACCACCGGATTGACCATCTGGTCGAAGGCCCAGAACCAGACATTCCAGCCCTGCGCCGCCGCCTGATCCATATCCGGGAGCATGAGGACGAAGGGCACCAGGAACACGAGGCCGAAGAT
The sequence above is drawn from the Bauldia sp. genome and encodes:
- a CDS encoding type II toxin-antitoxin system VapC family toxin, producing MPLLLDTCAALWIVAGAELHPVAEDAMDRARDLAEPVFVSAITAWEVGLLAVRGRFASPYSPKIWFDKLMAIQFFEPADVSPSIFIDSCFLPGKPPRDPSDRIIVATAREHGYTIVTRDRLILEYRDAGQVLAIQC
- a CDS encoding glutamine synthetase family protein, which encodes MPGMLTFKDLQTAVGKGEIDTVIVAFPDMQGRLVGKRMQAEYFLDSAHEETHGCDYLLANDIDMEPVPGYAAANWEKGYGDFVMKPDMATLRRIPWLPGSALVLCDILDHHDHEDVPHAPRGMLKKQIARLSAQKMSSFFASELEFYLFDETYETAADKKYDSLKTAGRYIEDYHILQTTKEEGVMRAIRLGLQGAGIPVENSKGEWGPGQEEINVRYADALTMADNHVILKNAVKEIALLQGKSVTFMAKWRFDLAGSSSHIHNSLWDAAGRKALFQDDKAEHGMSKLMQQYVAGQLAYAREITWFLAPYINSYKRFQAGTFAPTKAIWSEDNRTAGFRLCGAHSKAIRIECRVGGADLNPYLAYAALLAAGLAGIEQKLELEAPYVGDAYQGKRLREVPKTLREASALMDKSKMLRTAFGDAVIDHYVHTAEWEQFEYDRRITDWELKRGFERY